In Microbacterium enclense, one genomic interval encodes:
- a CDS encoding SDR family NAD(P)-dependent oxidoreductase translates to MDTTELSAHASVLIVGASRGLGLAIAEEYARRGAQVIATARQAEPDALSALQQRYPGKVEVEQVDIDDIEQIDALARRLGDREVDLLFVVAGVSLAPVDQPAADIATPDFVRTMTTNALGVVRTVERLAGHVSTSGTIAVMSSGQGSIANNTSGGFEVYRASKAALNQLMRSFAARHGGDGRALLLLAPGWVRTDMGGEGAGLEISEAIPPLVDTVDAQRGTPGLRYLDRHGATVPW, encoded by the coding sequence ATGGATACAACGGAACTCTCAGCTCACGCGTCGGTGCTGATCGTCGGCGCGTCGCGGGGACTCGGTCTCGCCATCGCGGAGGAGTACGCGAGACGCGGAGCGCAGGTCATCGCGACGGCGCGCCAGGCGGAACCCGACGCACTGAGCGCGCTGCAGCAGCGCTACCCCGGAAAGGTGGAGGTCGAACAGGTCGACATCGATGACATCGAGCAGATCGACGCACTCGCCCGGCGGCTGGGCGACCGCGAGGTCGATCTGCTTTTCGTCGTCGCAGGCGTCTCCCTCGCCCCGGTCGATCAGCCCGCAGCCGACATCGCGACCCCCGACTTCGTGCGAACGATGACGACGAACGCCCTCGGCGTCGTGCGAACGGTCGAGCGCCTCGCCGGGCACGTCTCGACATCCGGGACCATCGCGGTGATGTCATCGGGTCAGGGAAGCATCGCCAACAACACATCCGGGGGCTTCGAGGTGTACCGCGCGTCCAAGGCCGCCTTGAACCAGCTCATGCGCAGCTTCGCGGCGCGCCACGGGGGTGACGGCCGCGCGCTTCTGCTGCTCGCGCCGGGATGGGTGCGCACCGACATGGGCGGAGAAGGTGCAGGCTTGGAGATCTCCGAGGCCATTCCCCCGCTGGTCGACACCGTCGACGCACAGCGCGGGACGCCGGGTCTTCGCTACCTCGACCGCCACGGGGCGACCGTGCCGTGGTGA
- a CDS encoding pyrophosphorylase: MSRVLSTEQAKSAIQQIQSIVNGGFTDQISQLDAQGRILSDPNVWDGPLAAQFRGSTWPETKAALDKAKQELEELRTQLNSISQNIFSAGGGS, encoded by the coding sequence ATGTCGCGCGTTCTTTCTACCGAGCAGGCCAAGTCGGCCATTCAGCAGATCCAGTCGATCGTCAACGGGGGCTTCACAGATCAGATCTCGCAGCTCGACGCCCAGGGCCGCATCCTGTCGGACCCGAATGTCTGGGACGGCCCCCTCGCCGCCCAGTTCCGCGGTTCGACCTGGCCCGAGACCAAGGCAGCCCTCGACAAGGCCAAGCAGGAGCTCGAGGAGCTGCGCACGCAGCTCAACTCGATCTCGCAGAACATCTTCTCGGCGGGTGGCGGCTCCTGA
- a CDS encoding TetR family transcriptional regulator produces the protein MESTPSRAERRAATADRILRAARDEFGDRGKEGATIRAIARRAGVDPSLVMQHFGSKQELFALAVAPVAEVEGSDVPGHLAEVLDVRLRELPAATRVLLRSMLTSPDAARAMSDHLRERAEKLTAAATCDDAELRAAVLVSSILGVTIARHFLELPALHAADPEDVARALSGILPTTEH, from the coding sequence ATGGAATCCACACCGTCGCGTGCGGAGCGTCGCGCCGCCACCGCCGATCGCATCCTCCGCGCCGCTCGCGACGAGTTCGGCGACCGCGGGAAAGAGGGAGCCACGATCCGCGCCATCGCCCGCCGCGCCGGCGTCGATCCGTCTCTCGTGATGCAGCACTTCGGAAGCAAACAGGAGCTCTTCGCCCTCGCCGTCGCCCCGGTGGCAGAGGTCGAGGGGAGTGACGTGCCGGGCCATCTCGCGGAGGTGCTCGATGTCCGGCTTCGCGAGCTTCCGGCCGCCACCCGTGTCTTGCTGCGGTCGATGCTCACGTCCCCGGACGCGGCGAGAGCGATGAGTGATCACCTGAGGGAGCGCGCCGAGAAGCTGACGGCCGCCGCAACGTGCGACGATGCGGAGCTTCGCGCCGCTGTTCTCGTGTCGAGCATTCTGGGCGTGACGATCGCGCGGCATTTCCTCGAACTGCCCGCGCTCCACGCGGCCGACCCCGAAGACGTGGCACGAGCGCTCAGCGGCATCCTCCCCACCACAGAACACTGA
- a CDS encoding TRIC cation channel family protein, with protein sequence MNPPVFIIPLWADLTAVALGGVQGALFASGFQGQRRLDLLGVAIIGILLGMGGGLIRDLLLGLTPATLQNNWYLLTATGAAIVGMLLSGVFQRLNRVIVMLDAVVIGLFGVFGTSKALALGLPAVPAVFVGVLAAVGGSVLRDVLMGLPVAIMHVGSLYAVAAGGGCAVVATAASFGVPLPIAAVVGLVVTTIIRVLAVIFDLSLPEQRKLYRRKVAVETTGIPIIRPENGSQS encoded by the coding sequence GTGAACCCGCCCGTCTTCATCATCCCGCTCTGGGCCGATCTCACCGCGGTCGCTCTGGGCGGTGTGCAGGGCGCTCTTTTCGCCTCGGGCTTCCAAGGTCAGCGACGCCTCGATCTCCTGGGCGTCGCGATCATCGGCATCCTGCTCGGAATGGGCGGGGGTCTCATCCGCGACCTTCTCCTCGGCCTCACCCCCGCGACGCTGCAGAACAACTGGTATCTCCTCACCGCGACGGGTGCGGCCATCGTCGGCATGCTGCTGTCGGGGGTGTTCCAGCGGCTCAACCGGGTCATCGTCATGCTCGACGCGGTGGTGATCGGCCTGTTCGGCGTCTTCGGTACGAGCAAGGCGCTCGCTCTCGGACTCCCCGCCGTCCCGGCGGTCTTCGTCGGTGTGCTCGCCGCCGTCGGCGGCAGCGTGCTGCGCGACGTTCTCATGGGTCTTCCCGTCGCCATCATGCACGTCGGTTCGCTCTACGCGGTCGCCGCCGGAGGGGGATGCGCGGTCGTCGCCACCGCGGCTTCTTTCGGCGTGCCCCTCCCGATCGCCGCGGTGGTCGGCCTGGTCGTCACCACGATCATCCGAGTATTGGCTGTCATCTTCGATCTGTCTCTTCCGGAGCAGCGGAAGCTCTATCGTCGCAAGGTCGCCGTGGAGACAACGGGTATTCCGATCATTCGCCCTGAGAACGGTTCGCAGAGCTGA
- a CDS encoding MOSC domain-containing protein produces MPTVSALYRYPVKGLTPERRDELIVQDDGRIQGDRVLAFRFADAVDPIDDGGLEAWPKSRGLALMDFPSLARLTATFRDGRLSLRADGRLLADAPLDAAGRERLEAAITAYIETTTEAGALEREGVLPLRLIGDGHTSRFQDRARGFVSLHGAASVEAVDATVPAPIDDRRFRSNIVVSGTAPWAELDWRGRVRIGEVVFEVQRPIGRCAAIMANPDTGERDARLLGVLTRQFGQDEATLGILLLPVGRGGVIRAGDEVTVD; encoded by the coding sequence ATGCCGACCGTTTCCGCCCTCTACCGATACCCCGTCAAGGGCCTCACGCCGGAGCGCCGAGACGAGCTGATCGTCCAGGATGACGGCAGGATCCAGGGAGACCGCGTCCTCGCTTTCCGCTTCGCCGACGCGGTCGATCCGATCGACGACGGCGGACTCGAGGCCTGGCCGAAGAGCCGCGGTCTCGCCCTCATGGACTTCCCCTCGCTGGCCCGGCTGACGGCGACTTTCCGCGACGGTCGACTCAGCCTCCGCGCCGACGGGCGCCTGCTGGCCGACGCGCCGCTCGATGCCGCGGGGCGTGAACGGCTGGAAGCGGCCATCACGGCCTACATCGAGACAACAACCGAAGCCGGCGCCCTCGAGCGCGAAGGCGTCCTGCCCCTGCGTCTCATCGGCGACGGACACACGTCGCGCTTCCAAGACCGCGCGCGGGGGTTCGTGTCGCTGCACGGGGCGGCGTCCGTGGAGGCGGTGGATGCCACGGTTCCCGCGCCCATCGACGACCGCCGTTTCCGCTCCAACATCGTCGTTTCGGGGACCGCACCGTGGGCCGAGCTCGACTGGCGCGGCCGAGTGCGCATCGGCGAGGTCGTCTTCGAGGTGCAGCGTCCGATCGGCCGCTGCGCGGCGATCATGGCGAATCCTGACACGGGCGAACGAGATGCGCGGTTGCTCGGTGTGCTCACGCGCCAGTTCGGGCAAGACGAGGCGACGCTCGGGATCCTTCTGCTTCCCGTCGGACGTGGCGGGGTCATCCGCGCGGGGGATGAGGTCACCGTCGACTGA
- the leuA gene encoding 2-isopropylmalate synthase gives MKNTQKPTSAPVHKYRPFHEQIRVDLPDRTWPSNRIEVAPRWCAVDLRDGNQALIDPMSPERKRVMFDLLVKMGYKEIEVGFPSASQTDFDFVRQLIEDDLIPADVTIQVLTQAREHLIARTYEAIAGAKQAIVHLYNSTSVLQREVVFRTDQQGIVDIALEGARLCKKYESTIPQTEVYYEYSPESYTGTELEFALRICNEVLDVFQPTPERKVILNLPATVEMATPNVYADSIEWMSRNLNHRENVILSLHPHNDRGTAVAAAELGYMAGADRIEGCLFGNGERTGNVDLVALGVNLLTQGIDPQIDFSDIDQVKRTVEYCNQLPVPERSPWAGDLVFTAFSGSHQDAIKKGFEAMEARAEAEGKSIDDIEWAVPYLPIDPKDLGRSYEAVIRVNSQSGKGGVAYLLKADHAIDLPRKLQIEFSGVVQARTDAEGGEVSSDQIWDIFTDEYLPSTDDDQRWGRFELLSTRSSSDMSGDVHLDVTLRDGESANPASAVGNGPVAAFLEIVRAQGFEVTLYDYVEHALSSGGDAQAAAYIELQVDDQRLWGVGIDNDISTASLKAIVSGVNRAIRTRQTSGALAGV, from the coding sequence ATGAAGAACACCCAGAAGCCCACGTCCGCTCCGGTGCACAAGTACCGTCCGTTCCACGAGCAGATCCGGGTCGACCTGCCCGATCGCACATGGCCGAGCAACCGCATCGAGGTCGCGCCGCGCTGGTGCGCGGTCGATCTGCGCGACGGCAACCAGGCCCTCATCGACCCGATGAGCCCCGAGCGCAAGCGGGTCATGTTCGATCTGCTCGTGAAGATGGGCTACAAGGAGATCGAAGTCGGCTTTCCCTCGGCGAGCCAGACGGACTTCGACTTCGTCCGGCAGCTGATCGAAGACGACCTCATCCCCGCCGACGTCACCATCCAGGTGCTGACGCAGGCTCGTGAGCATCTGATCGCCCGCACCTACGAAGCCATCGCCGGCGCGAAGCAAGCGATCGTCCACCTGTACAACTCCACGAGCGTGCTGCAGCGCGAGGTCGTCTTCCGCACCGACCAGCAGGGCATCGTCGACATCGCCCTCGAGGGCGCGCGTCTGTGCAAGAAGTATGAGTCGACGATCCCGCAGACCGAGGTCTACTACGAGTACTCGCCGGAGAGCTACACCGGCACCGAGCTCGAGTTCGCCCTGCGCATCTGCAACGAGGTGCTCGATGTCTTCCAGCCCACGCCCGAGCGCAAGGTCATCCTGAACCTGCCGGCCACGGTCGAAATGGCCACGCCGAACGTCTACGCGGACTCGATCGAGTGGATGTCCCGCAACCTGAACCACCGTGAGAACGTCATCCTGTCGCTGCACCCCCACAACGACCGCGGTACCGCGGTGGCTGCGGCCGAGCTGGGCTACATGGCCGGCGCCGACCGCATCGAGGGATGCCTCTTCGGCAACGGAGAGCGCACCGGCAACGTGGACCTGGTGGCCCTGGGCGTGAACCTGCTGACGCAGGGCATCGACCCGCAGATCGACTTCAGCGACATCGACCAGGTCAAGCGCACGGTCGAGTACTGCAATCAGCTGCCGGTGCCCGAGCGCAGCCCCTGGGCCGGCGACCTGGTCTTCACCGCGTTCAGCGGATCGCACCAGGATGCCATCAAGAAGGGCTTCGAAGCGATGGAGGCCCGCGCGGAGGCCGAGGGCAAGAGCATCGACGACATCGAGTGGGCCGTCCCGTACCTGCCGATCGACCCGAAGGACTTGGGCCGCTCGTATGAGGCCGTCATCCGCGTCAACTCGCAGTCGGGCAAGGGCGGCGTCGCCTACCTGCTGAAGGCCGACCACGCCATCGACCTGCCGCGCAAGCTCCAGATCGAGTTCTCGGGCGTCGTGCAGGCCCGCACCGACGCGGAGGGCGGCGAGGTCTCCAGCGATCAGATCTGGGACATCTTCACCGACGAGTACCTGCCGTCGACGGACGACGACCAGCGCTGGGGCCGCTTCGAGCTGCTGTCGACGCGCTCCTCGAGCGATATGTCGGGTGACGTGCATCTCGACGTCACTCTGCGCGACGGCGAGTCGGCGAACCCCGCGTCCGCCGTGGGCAACGGCCCGGTGGCGGCGTTCCTCGAGATCGTGCGAGCCCAGGGCTTCGAGGTCACGCTCTACGACTACGTCGAGCACGCTCTGAGCTCAGGTGGCGACGCGCAGGCTGCCGCGTACATCGAGCTGCAGGTCGACGACCAGCGTTTGTGGGGTGTCGGTATCGACAACGACATCTCGACCGCGTCGCTGAAGGCGATCGTGTCGGGCGTGAATCGCGCTATCCGCACCCGCCAGACCAGCGGCGCGCTGGCCGGCGTCTGA
- a CDS encoding methyltransferase domain-containing protein, translated as MAYAHGHHESVLRSHAARTVADSAAYLVSSLSAGARILDVGAGPGTITVDLADRVFPGRVVGVDAAPDVIDVARASIGDRTNVEFRTGDAYALDVPDASFDIVHAHQTLQHLARPVDALREFRRVAGPEGLVAVRDVDYGGVIWHPRIPALDEWLVLYDAVHRGVSGEPNAGRVLKAWVREAGFTRIEASASVWVFDTDEKRAWWGGMWADRVLASAFAGHARRLGVADDALLHRISAAWREWAADPDGWILLPHGEVLARA; from the coding sequence GTGGCCTACGCCCACGGACACCACGAGAGCGTGCTGCGTTCCCACGCGGCACGAACCGTCGCCGACTCGGCGGCGTACCTGGTGTCTTCGCTGTCTGCCGGTGCACGCATCTTGGATGTGGGCGCCGGTCCCGGCACCATCACCGTCGACCTCGCTGACCGGGTCTTCCCGGGGCGTGTCGTCGGGGTGGATGCCGCCCCGGATGTCATCGACGTCGCGCGAGCCTCAATCGGTGATCGCACCAACGTCGAGTTCCGCACCGGCGACGCATACGCGCTCGACGTCCCCGACGCGTCCTTCGACATCGTGCACGCCCACCAGACGTTGCAACACCTCGCGCGCCCCGTGGACGCGCTGCGCGAGTTCCGACGGGTAGCCGGACCCGAGGGCCTGGTGGCCGTGCGCGACGTCGATTACGGCGGCGTGATCTGGCATCCGCGGATCCCGGCCCTCGACGAATGGCTCGTGCTCTACGACGCCGTGCACCGCGGCGTCTCGGGGGAGCCGAACGCGGGACGAGTCCTCAAGGCCTGGGTCCGCGAAGCGGGGTTCACTCGAATCGAGGCCAGCGCGAGCGTCTGGGTCTTCGACACCGATGAGAAGCGCGCCTGGTGGGGTGGAATGTGGGCGGATCGCGTTCTCGCGTCGGCGTTCGCCGGTCATGCGCGACGGCTCGGGGTCGCCGATGACGCTCTTCTTCATCGCATCTCCGCCGCGTGGCGCGAGTGGGCCGCCGACCCGGACGGGTGGATCCTGCTGCCGCACGGAGAGGTGCTCGCGCGCGCCTGA